The genomic region TGCCTTTATTTATTCATTACTGGCAGGCTATTTTATTTTTCACGAGCAAATCAGCCTGGTCAGGGTGTTTGGAGTGCTGCTGATCATTGCCGGAGTATTTTTTGTGGTAAAAAATTAATCAGGAAAAATGGAACCCAGCACGCCGAATAATTTTGTCACTTTTGATATCGAGGAATGGTACTCAGCCAACTTCACCAGCCTGGATTTAAACCTGATTGATGACAACACTAACCATCTGGAAAAAAATGTTGACCGGCTGTTGGATATTTGCACTGCACATTCGATCAAAGCCACCCATTTTATTGTTGGCGACATTGCAGTGAACAAGCCGCACGTTATAAAGAAAATACACAGCGCCGGGCATGAAGTAGCTTCGCACAGCCATCGCCACGAAATGATTTACATGATGACTCCTGAACTATTCCGGGAAGACCTGCGGATTTCGTGCGACCGTCTCGAGCAGATCACCGGAGAAAAGGTGTATGGCTTTAGGGCGCCCTCGTGGTCGGTGAAAGAGGAGACTTTGCCATGGTTTTACGAAATTCTTCACGGGCAGGGAATCATCTATTCATCATCGGTATTCCCGGGAAAAACATTTTTATACGGCATTCCCGGTTTTCCGGAAACCATTCACCAGCCTGTGATTGACGGAGTTAAACAGCAGGTCTGGGAAATCCCGCAAACGCTGTTTTCATTTTTAAGTAAAAAATTCGGATTCAGCGGCGGGTTCTATATGCGGGCGCTGCCGGGATGGTTTATCACGCGAATGATTAAAGCCAAAAACAATGAGGGTAAAAGTGTCTTTCTTTACCTCCATCCCCGCGAAATTGATCCCCAATCGCCCAGGTTGAAACTCCCGTTGTTGG from Bacteroidales bacterium harbors:
- a CDS encoding polysaccharide deacetylase family protein, translated to MEPSTPNNFVTFDIEEWYSANFTSLDLNLIDDNTNHLEKNVDRLLDICTAHSIKATHFIVGDIAVNKPHVIKKIHSAGHEVASHSHRHEMIYMMTPELFREDLRISCDRLEQITGEKVYGFRAPSWSVKEETLPWFYEILHGQGIIYSSSVFPGKTFLYGIPGFPETIHQPVIDGVKQQVWEIPQTLFSFLSKKFGFSGGFYMRALPGWFITRMIKAKNNEGKSVFLYLHPREIDPQSPRLKLPLLERFIHYYGVNGCEEKFQKLIGKFNGSFIRMDDFIKSLNPA